The following are from one region of the Actinopolyspora halophila DSM 43834 genome:
- a CDS encoding cytochrome c oxidase assembly protein, with amino-acid sequence MSGPVPSNRTDGSPEPRTRRWPLHWAAVGAVLAVALTAVLVLAAGENVYLVLGYTDPGVPTKLGLNLLRLVFDLAAATCVGSLVFCAFFTAPQRGSLVSPDGYAALRTAGAAAWVWGGASLLLTVFDAADSAGQSVSENLSPTALGGLLDALDVPKAWLLSAVVTLALAFTCHFVLRWRTTIALAAVGVLALLPPVLVGHAASNAGHDFASDSMAFHVVAAVLWLGTLIAVLAHSRRNGACAEVVLRRYRRFAVGCWSVLAASGVIGSLVLVPVDQLIDTRYGALVLTKVGCLLLIGAVSIPLRRRVSRSGDAPHRALLRLGGVELAVLLATFGVSMGMAHTPPPNLLDRDATASELLIGYNLPDFPGFWELITLWRFDLLLGTAAVLLAVLYPLGVRRLRSQGQSWPALHTTSWFAGCAAVLIASSSGVASYAPATFGVHMAAHLLLNMVGPALLTLGAPITLALRVLPRAGRGRPFGPREWLLGVVDSPLTRLLTNPVLASLLLAGSLYGLYPTGLFQLIMQEHWAHTIMNVYFLVTGYLWFWSILDADRTPRRVPQLARLGVTLAMMPLLAFFGVLLLSMSDPIAGNYYRTLDLAWSIDPMAAQQAGALIGWLGGELPMLLVLFVLLRQWQRDQHGTGEDTDAHESMMARLEATRRG; translated from the coding sequence ATGTCCGGTCCCGTCCCGAGTAACCGCACGGACGGCTCCCCGGAGCCGCGGACTCGGAGATGGCCCCTTCACTGGGCGGCCGTGGGCGCGGTGCTCGCCGTCGCGCTGACGGCCGTGCTGGTCCTCGCCGCGGGCGAGAACGTTTACCTCGTGCTCGGCTACACCGACCCCGGCGTGCCGACCAAACTCGGCCTCAACCTGCTGCGCCTGGTGTTCGACCTGGCCGCGGCAACCTGCGTGGGATCGCTGGTGTTCTGCGCGTTCTTCACCGCGCCGCAGCGGGGGAGCCTGGTCTCGCCCGACGGGTACGCGGCGCTGCGCACCGCGGGAGCCGCCGCGTGGGTGTGGGGCGGGGCGAGCCTGCTGCTCACCGTCTTCGACGCGGCCGACTCGGCCGGGCAGTCGGTCTCCGAGAACCTCTCGCCGACCGCGCTCGGCGGACTGCTCGACGCGTTGGACGTGCCGAAGGCCTGGCTCCTCTCGGCGGTCGTGACGCTCGCGCTGGCTTTCACCTGCCACTTCGTGCTGCGGTGGCGCACCACGATCGCGTTGGCCGCGGTGGGGGTTCTCGCGCTGCTGCCGCCGGTTCTGGTCGGGCACGCCGCTTCCAACGCGGGGCACGACTTCGCCTCGGACAGCATGGCGTTCCACGTGGTCGCCGCCGTGCTGTGGCTCGGGACCCTGATCGCCGTGCTCGCCCACTCCCGCAGGAACGGGGCCTGCGCGGAGGTCGTGCTGCGCCGCTACCGACGCTTCGCGGTGGGGTGCTGGAGCGTGCTGGCCGCTTCCGGGGTGATCGGTTCGCTCGTGCTGGTACCCGTGGACCAGCTGATCGACACCAGGTACGGGGCCCTGGTGCTGACCAAGGTGGGGTGCCTGCTCCTGATCGGAGCGGTGTCGATCCCGCTGCGCCGCCGCGTCTCCCGCTCGGGGGATGCCCCGCACCGCGCGCTGCTCCGGCTCGGCGGTGTGGAGCTCGCCGTCCTGCTGGCCACTTTCGGCGTGTCCATGGGAATGGCCCACACACCGCCGCCGAATCTGCTCGACCGGGACGCCACCGCCTCCGAACTGCTGATCGGCTACAACCTGCCCGACTTCCCCGGGTTCTGGGAGCTGATCACCCTGTGGAGGTTCGACCTGCTGCTGGGCACGGCCGCCGTGCTGCTGGCCGTGCTCTATCCGCTCGGTGTTCGCCGACTCCGTTCGCAGGGGCAGAGCTGGCCCGCCCTCCACACCACCAGCTGGTTCGCGGGCTGTGCCGCCGTGCTGATCGCCAGCTCCTCCGGGGTGGCCAGCTACGCTCCGGCGACGTTCGGGGTGCACATGGCGGCGCACCTGCTGCTGAACATGGTGGGGCCCGCGCTGTTGACGCTCGGGGCACCGATCACCCTCGCCCTCCGGGTGCTTCCCCGAGCGGGGCGGGGTCGGCCGTTCGGTCCGCGCGAGTGGCTGCTCGGGGTGGTGGACTCCCCCCTCACGCGGCTGTTGACCAACCCGGTGCTCGCTTCCCTGCTGCTGGCCGGTTCGCTGTACGGGCTCTATCCGACCGGGCTGTTCCAGCTGATCATGCAGGAGCACTGGGCGCACACGATCATGAACGTGTACTTCCTGGTCACCGGCTACCTGTGGTTCTGGTCGATCCTGGACGCCGACCGCACCCCGCGCCGCGTTCCACAGCTGGCCCGACTCGGCGTCACCCTGGCGATGATGCCGCTGCTGGCCTTCTTCGGGGTGCTCCTGCTGAGCATGTCCGATCCGATCGCGGGCAACTACTACCGCACTCTCGACCTGGCGTGGAGCATCGACCCGATGGCCGCGCAGCAGGCCGGGGCGCTGATCGGTTGGCTGGGCGGCGAGCTGCCGATGCTGCTGGTGCTGTTCGTGCTGCTGCGCCAGTGGCAGCGGGACCAGCACGGCACCGGCGAGGACACCGACGCGCACGAATCGATGATGGCCCGCCTGGAGGCCACACGGCGGGGTTAG
- a CDS encoding cytochrome c oxidase assembly protein, with amino-acid sequence MRDSVGVHHVEPLTFSSALLSWKFAFWWDLLIALIGAVYAAGVLRLHRRTPHRKWPAHRSWLFAAGLVSWFVAMNSFVGVYSHALFTMHMVQHLMLIMLVPALLIYGKPLQLYSELDESGARERLLRGRAVGMLTHPAWTMVLYTVVLVATHLTSFMQIMLLNPWLHHAESALYLVTGYLTFLPLLGTEPTRWQHFPYPLRVFSAMMGMGPDTGIGVILMMADDPLFPAYSEMRDWWMDDGTLTVLADQRLGGGIMWFFGDALMAVFALVLVKQWMRAKGSEAGFGNWLESARRSALADTDEDDRSAARSLQASEDLDEDEQARQAYNAMLARLAQHDRNERGG; translated from the coding sequence ATGCGAGACAGTGTCGGTGTGCACCACGTCGAACCGCTGACATTCAGCAGCGCGCTGCTCAGCTGGAAGTTCGCCTTCTGGTGGGACCTGCTGATCGCACTGATCGGGGCCGTTTACGCGGCGGGCGTGCTACGGCTGCACCGCCGGACACCCCACCGGAAGTGGCCCGCGCACCGCAGCTGGCTGTTCGCCGCCGGGCTGGTGAGCTGGTTCGTGGCCATGAACAGCTTCGTCGGGGTCTACAGCCACGCGCTGTTCACCATGCACATGGTCCAACACCTGATGTTGATCATGCTGGTTCCCGCCCTGCTGATCTACGGCAAACCGCTCCAGCTCTACAGCGAGCTGGACGAATCCGGCGCGCGTGAACGCCTCCTGCGCGGACGCGCCGTCGGAATGCTCACCCACCCCGCGTGGACGATGGTGCTGTACACCGTGGTGCTCGTCGCCACCCACCTGACCTCGTTCATGCAGATCATGCTGCTGAACCCGTGGCTGCACCACGCGGAGAGCGCGCTCTACCTGGTGACCGGCTACCTCACCTTCCTGCCGCTGCTCGGGACCGAACCGACGCGCTGGCAGCACTTCCCCTACCCGTTGCGCGTGTTCAGCGCGATGATGGGCATGGGACCGGACACGGGCATCGGCGTGATCCTGATGATGGCCGACGACCCGCTGTTCCCCGCCTACTCCGAGATGCGCGACTGGTGGATGGACGACGGAACCCTGACCGTGCTGGCCGATCAGCGGCTCGGCGGCGGCATCATGTGGTTCTTCGGTGACGCGCTGATGGCCGTGTTCGCGCTGGTACTGGTCAAGCAGTGGATGCGCGCCAAGGGCTCGGAGGCGGGCTTCGGCAACTGGTTGGAATCCGCCCGGCGCAGCGCGCTCGCCGACACCGACGAGGACGACCGGTCGGCGGCCAGGAGCCTGCAGGCGAGCGAGGACCTGGACGAGGACGAGCAAGCGCGTCAGGCCTACAACGCCATGCTCGCCCGCCTCGCCCAGCACGACCGGAACGAGCGCGGAGGCTAG
- a CDS encoding citrate synthase 2 has translation MPNRVDNESAQTTVSPGLEGVVAFETEIAEPDRDGGALRYRGVDIEELAGKVSFGDVWALLVDGEFGEGLRATADAPLPVRNGDVRVDTQSALAMVASANGFSPLLDVDERQAREQLALASELALSYAAQSARGDRAPVPRDELDKCSTLAERFLTGWRGEADPAHVKALDAYWVSAAEHGLNASTFTARVVASTGADAAASLSGAVGAMSGPLHGGAPARVLPMIEEVERRGDARAVVESILDRGERLMGFGHRVYRAEDPRARVLRDTCKHLGSPRFEVATELERAALSVLAERRPDRQIATNVEFWAAVILDFAGVPTAMMPAMFTCARLAGWSAHVLEQKRTGRLIRPAARYVGPGARAPHEVAGWSSTSPLEASLD, from the coding sequence ATGCCGAACCGAGTGGACAACGAATCGGCGCAGACCACGGTCAGCCCGGGGCTGGAAGGCGTGGTGGCGTTCGAGACCGAGATCGCCGAGCCGGACCGTGACGGCGGGGCCCTGCGTTACCGCGGGGTCGACATCGAGGAGCTCGCGGGCAAGGTTTCCTTCGGCGACGTGTGGGCGCTGCTGGTGGACGGAGAATTCGGCGAAGGGCTCCGCGCCACGGCGGACGCACCGCTGCCCGTGCGCAACGGAGACGTCCGCGTCGACACGCAGTCGGCCCTGGCCATGGTGGCCTCGGCCAACGGGTTCTCACCGCTGCTGGACGTCGACGAACGGCAGGCCCGCGAACAGCTGGCGCTGGCTTCGGAACTGGCGCTGTCCTACGCGGCGCAGTCCGCGCGCGGCGACCGCGCGCCCGTGCCCCGCGACGAGCTCGACAAGTGTTCGACCCTGGCCGAGCGCTTCCTGACCGGCTGGCGGGGAGAAGCCGATCCCGCCCACGTCAAGGCACTGGACGCCTACTGGGTGTCGGCCGCCGAGCACGGGTTGAACGCCTCGACCTTCACCGCTCGTGTCGTCGCCTCCACCGGAGCGGACGCCGCCGCGAGCCTGTCCGGGGCGGTAGGAGCCATGTCCGGACCGCTGCACGGCGGAGCCCCCGCCCGGGTACTGCCGATGATCGAGGAAGTGGAGCGGCGCGGTGACGCGCGGGCGGTCGTCGAATCGATCCTCGACCGCGGTGAACGACTGATGGGTTTCGGCCACCGGGTGTACCGCGCCGAGGACCCGCGGGCGCGCGTGCTGCGCGACACCTGCAAACACCTCGGCTCCCCCCGCTTCGAGGTCGCCACCGAACTGGAGCGCGCGGCGCTGTCGGTGCTCGCGGAACGACGCCCCGACCGGCAGATCGCGACCAACGTCGAGTTCTGGGCCGCGGTGATCCTCGACTTCGCCGGGGTGCCCACCGCGATGATGCCCGCCATGTTCACCTGCGCCCGGCTGGCCGGATGGTCCGCGCACGTGCTGGAGCAGAAGCGCACCGGACGGCTGATCCGCCCGGCGGCCCGCTACGTCGGTCCCGGTGCGCGGGCGCCGCACGAGGTGGCGGGGTGGAGCAGCACCTCCCCCCTGGAAGCCTCCCTCGACTGA
- the pdxH gene encoding pyridoxamine 5'-phosphate oxidase, with product MSQAKATLSGMRVSYDAEPLREDLLGETWHEQLREWFDEAVRAELAEPNAMVLATADATGMPSSRTVLCKGFDERGLVFFTNYTSSKSHDLSATRVAAATFPWLSLQRQVNVRGTVEKVKQEETAEYWAHRPRGSQLGAWASPQSSVVPGRDSLESSLAGIERRFSDAERVPVPPHWGGWRIRPEYVEFWQGRPDRLHDRLRFRRTDDSWKVERLAP from the coding sequence ATGTCGCAGGCAAAGGCCACGTTGTCCGGGATGCGCGTGTCCTACGACGCCGAACCGCTTCGCGAGGACCTGCTGGGGGAGACCTGGCACGAACAGCTCCGGGAGTGGTTCGACGAAGCCGTGCGGGCGGAACTGGCCGAGCCGAACGCGATGGTGCTGGCCACGGCCGACGCCACCGGTATGCCCTCCTCGCGGACCGTGCTGTGCAAGGGCTTCGACGAGCGCGGACTCGTCTTCTTCACCAACTACACCTCCTCGAAGAGTCACGACCTCTCCGCGACCAGGGTGGCCGCGGCGACCTTCCCCTGGCTGTCGCTGCAGCGGCAGGTGAACGTGCGCGGAACGGTCGAGAAGGTCAAGCAGGAGGAGACGGCCGAGTACTGGGCGCACAGGCCGCGCGGTTCACAGCTCGGTGCCTGGGCGTCCCCGCAGTCCAGCGTCGTGCCGGGAAGGGACTCCCTGGAGTCCTCCCTGGCCGGGATCGAACGCCGGTTCTCCGACGCGGAGCGGGTTCCGGTTCCGCCGCACTGGGGCGGCTGGCGCATTCGTCCCGAGTACGTCGAGTTCTGGCAGGGACGTCCGGATCGGCTGCACGACCGACTGCGTTTCCGCCGGACGGACGACTCGTGGAAGGTGGAGCGTCTCGCTCCGTGA
- a CDS encoding aldose 1-epimerase family protein, producing MTENIPATGRQFEIVHGGAHAVITEVGAGLRGFHVDGVPYSESYEADRLPPGGAGAVLVPWPNRVADGRWELEGEPQQLALTEPERRNAIHGLLRHTPWAVSEHTDSTVVLHAMIPAQPGWPVPLLTSVEYVVDESGLGVHHTVENLGSRAVPFGLGVHPYPRAGNAATDDCTLRLAASSVLPADEERMLPVPPERELEGAEVELRGGRPLRGVWLDTAFGGARPAPDDPRELVRHSVTDSTGHGVEVWADPVFGWVQVYTAGEFPGRGRAVAVEPMTCPPDALNSGTDLIHLEPGRTWSARWGLRPVG from the coding sequence GTGACCGAAAACATTCCGGCCACCGGACGGCAGTTCGAGATCGTCCACGGTGGCGCGCACGCTGTGATCACCGAAGTCGGTGCGGGACTGCGTGGTTTCCACGTCGACGGCGTTCCCTACAGCGAGAGCTACGAGGCCGACCGGCTGCCCCCGGGGGGAGCCGGCGCGGTGCTGGTGCCGTGGCCGAACCGGGTCGCCGACGGGCGGTGGGAGTTGGAGGGGGAGCCCCAGCAGCTCGCCCTCACGGAGCCGGAACGTCGTAACGCCATCCACGGCTTGCTGCGGCACACGCCGTGGGCGGTCAGCGAGCACACCGATTCGACGGTGGTGCTGCACGCGATGATCCCGGCACAGCCGGGCTGGCCGGTTCCGCTGCTCACCTCGGTCGAGTACGTGGTCGACGAGAGCGGGCTCGGGGTGCACCACACGGTGGAGAACCTCGGCTCCCGAGCCGTGCCCTTCGGCCTGGGGGTGCATCCCTATCCGAGAGCGGGCAACGCGGCCACCGACGACTGCACGCTGCGGTTGGCGGCCTCCAGCGTGCTTCCCGCGGACGAGGAGAGGATGCTGCCCGTCCCTCCCGAGCGGGAGCTGGAGGGTGCCGAGGTGGAGCTGCGCGGGGGCAGGCCGCTGCGAGGAGTGTGGCTGGACACCGCGTTCGGCGGTGCCCGTCCGGCCCCGGACGATCCCCGGGAACTCGTGCGTCATTCGGTCACCGATTCGACCGGGCACGGTGTCGAGGTGTGGGCGGACCCGGTCTTCGGATGGGTGCAGGTCTACACGGCGGGGGAGTTTCCCGGCCGGGGCAGGGCCGTCGCCGTCGAACCGATGACCTGTCCTCCGGACGCGCTGAACTCGGGCACCGACCTGATCCACTTGGAACCGGGCCGCACCTGGTCCGCTCGTTGGGGGCTGCGCCCCGTCGGCTGA
- a CDS encoding acyl-CoA dehydrogenase family protein — protein MPVERLLATTEANDLIALTREIARNELAPAAAAAEEDEQFPREKFKLLGDAGLLGLPYPEEFGGANQPYETYLQVLEELSSAWMTVGVGLSVHTMSCYPLAESGTDEQRRRWLGEMLGGQTLGGYALSEPQAGSDASALRTTAEPRGSEYSITGTKCWITHGGVADFYTLMARTADDEISCLLVDGNTRGVAAGTPERKMGLNGSPTTELVFDGAPVEGDRLIGERGQGMRIALRALDSGRLGIAACAVGLAQAALELAVEYAKQRSQFGQPVIRFQGVEFMLADMEAAVQSARATYLDAARRRDAGRAFGRQAAVAKLIATDAAMKVTTDAVQVLGGAGYTRDFPAERYMREAKVLQIFEGTNQIQRTVIGRELAK, from the coding sequence ATGCCGGTCGAACGCCTGCTCGCCACCACTGAAGCGAACGATCTGATAGCCCTCACCAGGGAAATCGCCCGGAACGAACTCGCCCCGGCCGCCGCGGCGGCCGAAGAGGACGAACAGTTCCCCAGGGAGAAGTTCAAACTGCTCGGGGACGCGGGACTGCTCGGACTGCCCTATCCCGAGGAGTTCGGCGGCGCGAACCAGCCGTACGAGACCTACCTGCAAGTACTGGAAGAGCTCAGCAGCGCGTGGATGACGGTCGGAGTCGGGCTATCGGTACACACCATGTCCTGCTACCCGCTCGCCGAGTCCGGCACCGACGAACAACGTCGCAGGTGGTTGGGCGAGATGCTCGGCGGACAGACGCTCGGGGGCTACGCCCTGTCCGAACCGCAGGCTGGATCGGACGCGTCGGCGTTGCGCACCACGGCGGAACCGCGGGGCTCGGAGTACTCGATCACGGGCACCAAGTGCTGGATCACCCACGGGGGCGTGGCCGACTTCTACACCCTGATGGCCCGAACGGCCGACGACGAGATCAGCTGCCTGCTGGTCGACGGGAACACGCGGGGGGTCGCGGCCGGAACACCGGAGCGGAAGATGGGGTTGAACGGATCCCCCACCACGGAGCTGGTCTTCGACGGAGCACCGGTCGAGGGCGACCGGCTCATCGGTGAGCGCGGCCAGGGAATGCGAATAGCACTGCGAGCCCTGGATTCGGGACGGCTCGGAATCGCGGCGTGCGCCGTGGGACTGGCCCAGGCCGCGCTGGAACTGGCCGTCGAGTACGCCAAGCAGCGCAGCCAGTTCGGCCAACCCGTCATCCGGTTCCAGGGGGTCGAGTTCATGCTCGCCGACATGGAGGCGGCGGTGCAGTCGGCCCGCGCCACCTATCTGGACGCGGCCCGGCGCCGGGACGCGGGACGGGCCTTCGGACGGCAGGCCGCCGTGGCCAAGCTGATCGCGACCGACGCCGCGATGAAGGTGACCACGGACGCGGTGCAGGTCCTGGGCGGGGCCGGCTACACCAGGGACTTTCCCGCCGAAAGGTACATGCGCGAGGCCAAGGTGCTGCAGATCTTCGAGGGGACCAACCAGATCCAGCGCACGGTGATCGGTCGCGAACTCGCCAAATGA
- a CDS encoding TetR/AcrR family transcriptional regulator encodes MSYSRPTDSPGDRSAGPPSRAVHARRAELLDRLCDLFLAEGFAHFTLDELAARMHCSKSTLYTLARSKEQLAVRVVGHFFKRATANIERRVSGVTDVRSIMRVYLKAAAAELAPAGRRFIADMADNPATRACYEANATAAADRVRALVHEGVRAGVFREVDAALVGEMVGLTISAIQRGEITERTGLSDAAAFEALSEFLVGGLAAPEEELEAADAHRAEEP; translated from the coding sequence ATGAGCTATTCCCGTCCGACGGACAGTCCCGGGGACAGGAGCGCGGGGCCCCCGAGCCGGGCCGTGCACGCGCGGCGGGCGGAGCTGTTGGACCGGTTGTGCGATCTCTTCCTGGCCGAGGGGTTCGCGCACTTCACGTTGGACGAGTTGGCCGCGCGGATGCACTGCTCCAAGTCCACGCTGTACACGCTCGCCCGGAGCAAGGAGCAACTCGCGGTTCGGGTGGTCGGGCACTTCTTCAAACGCGCGACCGCCAACATAGAGCGTCGGGTGTCCGGGGTCACCGATGTGCGCTCGATCATGCGCGTCTACCTGAAGGCCGCGGCGGCCGAGCTCGCTCCGGCCGGAAGACGGTTCATCGCCGACATGGCGGACAACCCCGCCACGCGGGCCTGCTACGAGGCCAATGCCACCGCGGCGGCGGATCGGGTCCGTGCGCTCGTGCACGAGGGAGTGCGTGCGGGGGTGTTCCGCGAGGTCGACGCCGCCCTGGTCGGGGAGATGGTCGGCCTGACCATCTCCGCGATCCAACGTGGGGAGATAACCGAGCGCACCGGGTTGTCCGATGCCGCGGCCTTCGAGGCGCTCTCGGAGTTCCTGGTGGGTGGCCTGGCGGCTCCCGAGGAAGAGCTGGAAGCAGCCGATGCGCACCGAGCGGAGGAACCTTGA
- a CDS encoding carbohydrate kinase family protein, with protein sequence MIIVGGEALVDLVPDGDSAEELPPLLPWLGGGPYNIAIALGRLGEPVGMLTRLSTDRFGEKLSERLIAAGVDTALVQRGPEPTTLAVVELDENGAARYGFHTEGTATPLLGDPGSLPEGTEAVSLGTLGMVLEPGASIYERVLFRAAEHGSFVALDPNIRADLIDDPHAYRRRFLEWLPAVTLLKLSVEDAAWLAGLDAEAESEPLFAALRDWLARGPAAVVLTRGAEGMAVFTSAGEFAEVEAARVPVVDTIGAGDTIQAALLAWLRREGALSAAAVSGLGAGSWRAALRYAASAAGVTVSRSGAQPPYAGEVADQR encoded by the coding sequence TTGATCATTGTCGGTGGCGAGGCACTCGTCGATCTCGTGCCCGACGGCGATTCCGCGGAGGAATTGCCGCCGTTGCTTCCCTGGCTGGGAGGCGGCCCTTACAACATAGCCATCGCCCTGGGCAGACTGGGCGAGCCGGTCGGCATGCTCACGAGGCTGTCCACGGATCGCTTCGGGGAGAAGCTGAGCGAGCGGCTGATCGCAGCCGGAGTGGACACCGCTCTGGTGCAGCGCGGTCCCGAACCGACGACGTTGGCCGTGGTCGAACTGGACGAGAACGGTGCCGCGCGCTACGGCTTTCACACGGAGGGAACCGCCACTCCGCTCCTCGGCGACCCCGGAAGTCTTCCGGAGGGGACCGAGGCCGTCTCGCTCGGCACGCTCGGAATGGTGCTGGAGCCGGGGGCCTCGATCTACGAGCGGGTGCTCTTCCGGGCGGCGGAGCACGGGAGCTTCGTGGCCCTGGACCCGAACATCCGGGCCGATCTGATCGACGATCCGCACGCCTACCGGCGCAGGTTCCTCGAGTGGCTGCCCGCCGTGACGCTGCTCAAGCTCTCGGTGGAGGACGCGGCGTGGCTGGCCGGTCTCGACGCGGAAGCCGAGTCGGAACCACTGTTCGCGGCGTTGCGCGACTGGCTGGCCCGCGGTCCCGCGGCCGTGGTGCTGACGCGGGGAGCGGAGGGCATGGCCGTGTTCACTTCCGCGGGGGAGTTCGCGGAGGTCGAGGCCGCACGGGTTCCGGTGGTGGACACGATCGGTGCGGGGGACACGATTCAGGCCGCTCTGCTCGCCTGGTTGCGGCGCGAGGGGGCTCTTTCCGCCGCGGCGGTCTCCGGTCTGGGTGCGGGCAGCTGGCGCGCGGCGCTCCGCTACGCGGCTTCCGCGGCCGGGGTCACGGTTTCCCGTTCGGGCGCCCAACCGCCTTACGCCGGTGAGGTCGCGGATCAGCGGTGA
- a CDS encoding citrate synthase, producing MPDDATAKRSVALRYDAGEHEMSVTAPTEGTPGVNLDKLMAKTGLVTLDPGFVNTAACESDITYIDGEAGILRYRGYPIEELASNSNFVEVSYLLIYGELPTKEQYEDFADRVRRHTLLHEDLRKFFDGFPRDAHPMPVLSSAVSALSTFYQDSLNPFDQQQVELSTHRLLAKLPTIAAYAYKKSVGQPFLYPDNSLGLVENFLRMTFGFPAEPYEVDPTMARALDMLFILHADHEQNCSTSTVRMVGSSEANLFASTSAGINALFGPLHGGANSAVLEMLEGIRAEGGDVDSFVERVKNKEPGVKLMGFGHRVYKNYDPRARIIKKTADEVLEKLGGDDPLLDIALKLEERALSDDYFIERNLYPNVDFYTGLIYKAMGFPTKFFTVLFALGRLPGWIAHWREMMDDPARKISRPRQVYTGYAERSYVPMNER from the coding sequence ATGCCCGACGACGCGACCGCCAAACGCTCCGTCGCGCTGCGCTACGACGCCGGCGAACACGAGATGTCCGTGACGGCTCCCACCGAGGGAACGCCCGGTGTCAACCTGGACAAGCTGATGGCCAAGACCGGTTTGGTGACGCTCGATCCGGGCTTCGTCAACACCGCGGCCTGCGAATCCGACATCACCTACATCGACGGTGAAGCGGGAATTCTGCGGTATCGGGGTTATCCGATCGAGGAGCTGGCGAGCAACTCCAACTTCGTCGAGGTCAGTTACCTGCTGATCTACGGTGAGTTGCCGACCAAGGAGCAGTACGAGGACTTCGCCGACCGCGTCCGCAGGCACACCCTGCTGCACGAGGACCTGCGCAAGTTCTTCGACGGCTTCCCCCGGGACGCACACCCCATGCCGGTGCTGTCCTCGGCGGTTTCCGCGCTGTCCACTTTCTACCAGGACAGCCTCAACCCGTTCGATCAGCAGCAGGTCGAGCTGTCCACGCACAGGCTGTTGGCAAAGCTGCCCACGATCGCCGCCTACGCCTACAAGAAGTCCGTCGGTCAGCCGTTCCTCTACCCGGACAACTCGCTCGGGCTGGTGGAGAACTTCCTCCGGATGACCTTCGGGTTCCCCGCCGAGCCGTACGAGGTCGACCCCACGATGGCGCGGGCGCTCGACATGCTGTTCATCCTGCACGCCGATCACGAGCAGAACTGCTCCACATCGACCGTGCGGATGGTCGGCTCCTCCGAGGCGAACCTGTTCGCCAGCACCTCCGCGGGAATCAACGCGTTGTTCGGACCGCTGCACGGCGGTGCGAACAGCGCCGTGCTGGAGATGCTGGAAGGCATCCGGGCCGAGGGCGGTGACGTCGACTCCTTCGTGGAGCGGGTCAAGAACAAGGAACCCGGCGTGAAACTGATGGGTTTCGGACACCGGGTCTACAAGAACTACGACCCGCGTGCGCGGATCATCAAGAAAACCGCGGACGAGGTGCTGGAAAAGCTCGGGGGCGACGACCCGTTGCTGGACATCGCGTTGAAGCTGGAGGAGCGCGCGTTGTCCGACGACTACTTCATCGAGCGCAACCTCTACCCGAACGTCGACTTCTACACCGGGTTGATCTACAAGGCGATGGGCTTCCCGACGAAGTTCTTCACCGTGCTGTTCGCGCTCGGCAGGCTGCCGGGCTGGATCGCGCACTGGCGCGAGATGATGGACGATCCGGCACGCAAGATCAGCCGCCCGCGGCAGGTGTACACCGGTTACGCCGAGCGTTCCTACGTGCCGATGAACGAGCGCTGA